A window of Acidobacteriota bacterium contains these coding sequences:
- the ruvX gene encoding Holliday junction resolvase RuvX, with protein MRILGIDYGERRIGLAVSDPTGTLARPLRTIAPRGPVGRRARAVAGEIAALAADSDGLESVVVGLPRRLDGAGHEQTARVLTFVDALRRSVDLPVALQDERLSSVEADARLAARDRAFVRERDWRRRKAQLDAAAAAVILQDYLDTEDGA; from the coding sequence ATGCGTATTCTGGGAATCGACTACGGCGAACGACGCATCGGGCTGGCCGTGAGCGACCCGACCGGGACGCTCGCCCGGCCGTTGCGGACGATCGCCCCCCGGGGCCCGGTGGGCAGGCGCGCCAGGGCGGTGGCAGGGGAAATTGCGGCGCTCGCGGCTGATTCCGACGGCCTCGAGAGCGTGGTGGTGGGCCTGCCGCGGCGCCTCGATGGCGCCGGCCACGAGCAGACGGCGCGCGTTCTCACGTTCGTCGACGCGCTTCGGCGGTCGGTCGACCTGCCGGTCGCGTTGCAGGACGAACGACTCAGCAGCGTGGAGGCGGATGCGCGCCTGGCCGCGCGCGACCGCGCGTTTGTGCGCGAACGCGACTGGCGCCGCCGCAAGGCGCAGCTCGATGCCGCCGCGGCGGCCGTCATCCTGCAGGACTACCTCGACACGGAGGACGGCGCGTGA
- the mltG gene encoding endolytic transglycosylase MltG yields MMWRLLRRLLIASVCLALLAAAGGYYAWQEFESRLATPHAGVPDGGVFVDVVPGQGAREIAARLVEAGVVADGLTFRAALWRSGRDRELQAGEYFFAAPIAPLDVVATIADGRVFLRPITFPEGLTLPEMAAVFGASGFGEAAAFLEAASDPSLVADLDPDAADLEGYLFPETYSLPRDGTARDLVEAMVAQFRASFDPELRARAAERGLTVREVVTLASVIQKETGQAAEHELVSAVFNNRLRIGMPLQSDPTVIYALTLAGVYDGNLTRDNLQFDSPYNTYRYGGLPPGPIAAPGLAVLHATLAPADADYLYFVSRNDGTHAFARTLREHNRNVREFQVEYFRRRRAGA; encoded by the coding sequence GTGATGTGGCGTCTGCTACGGCGTCTGCTGATCGCCAGCGTCTGCCTGGCGCTGCTCGCGGCGGCGGGCGGGTACTACGCGTGGCAGGAGTTCGAGAGCCGCCTGGCGACCCCCCACGCGGGCGTGCCGGACGGTGGCGTTTTCGTCGACGTCGTCCCGGGTCAGGGGGCGCGGGAGATCGCGGCACGGCTTGTGGAGGCCGGGGTCGTGGCGGATGGGCTGACGTTCCGCGCCGCGCTCTGGCGTAGCGGCCGCGACCGCGAACTGCAGGCGGGGGAGTACTTCTTCGCCGCGCCGATCGCGCCCCTCGATGTCGTCGCCACGATCGCCGACGGCCGGGTCTTCCTTCGGCCGATCACGTTTCCCGAAGGCTTGACGCTGCCGGAAATGGCGGCGGTTTTCGGGGCGTCCGGCTTCGGCGAGGCGGCGGCGTTCCTCGAGGCGGCCTCGGACCCGTCGCTGGTTGCCGATCTCGATCCTGACGCTGCCGATCTGGAGGGCTATCTCTTTCCCGAGACGTACTCGCTGCCGCGGGACGGAACCGCCCGCGATCTCGTGGAGGCGATGGTGGCGCAGTTCCGGGCGTCGTTCGATCCCGAGTTGCGCGCGCGCGCGGCCGAGCGCGGCCTGACGGTGCGCGAGGTGGTGACGCTGGCCTCGGTTATTCAGAAGGAAACCGGGCAGGCGGCCGAGCATGAACTGGTCTCGGCCGTATTCAACAACCGCCTCCGGATCGGCATGCCGCTTCAGAGCGATCCGACGGTCATCTACGCACTGACGCTGGCCGGTGTCTACGACGGGAACCTGACCCGCGACAATCTGCAGTTCGATTCCCCCTACAACACGTACCGTTACGGGGGGCTGCCGCCGGGTCCGATCGCCGCGCCGGGCCTCGCCGTGCTGCACGCCACGCTCGCGCCGGCCGATGCGGACTACCTTTACTTCGTCAGCCGCAATGACGGAACGCACGCCTTCGCCCGCACCCTGCGCGAACACAACCGCAACGTGAGGGAGTTCCAGGTGGAGTACTTCCGGCGCCGCCGCGCCGGCGCCTGA
- a CDS encoding putative sulfate exporter family transporter: MADSSLPPRNPLVASEDWWAVWMAGLLLAATAGGLIAFVPGVGRWSTLPFEAFLGREWGLLALGLGLAALTAAAVQVMSGDGARQAAAFVPLFVLALVAYTLASQTGIRAAGFGYAFWALLIGLAIANTIGTPSWLWPAIRSELYIKTGLVLLGAEVLFGNILNLGLPGLFVAWFVTPVVIIFMYQFGTRVLGMASRSLVIIIAAAASVCGVSAAIAVAAAVRAHKQELTLAVGMSLIFTVAMMVLMPLGIRAAGMDPVVGAAWIGGTVDATGAVVAAGALLGEQAEQIAAVVKMIQNTLIGVVAFLVAVFWVTRIEANGTRKPDAMEIWHRLPKFIIGFVAASLIFSFVLTPSLGDARVSTVLDLTSDLRGWLFCLAFVSIGLESSFRELARRAGGSRPLKLYVTGQAFNVVLTLLAAYLAFGGILFDRPMVADSDSGATGGTATAIEANLDAGRDATGLFYTEVDGWQTRSAELEK; encoded by the coding sequence ATGGCTGACAGCTCCCTGCCGCCGCGGAACCCCCTCGTAGCTTCCGAAGACTGGTGGGCGGTCTGGATGGCCGGCCTGCTGCTCGCCGCGACGGCAGGTGGCCTGATCGCCTTCGTTCCCGGCGTCGGCCGCTGGAGCACACTCCCATTCGAGGCGTTTCTGGGACGTGAATGGGGGCTGCTCGCCCTGGGCCTGGGCCTCGCGGCGCTCACTGCGGCGGCGGTGCAGGTGATGTCCGGCGACGGCGCCCGGCAGGCGGCCGCGTTCGTGCCGCTGTTCGTGCTCGCACTGGTTGCCTACACGCTGGCCAGTCAGACGGGCATCCGGGCGGCGGGCTTCGGCTATGCCTTCTGGGCGCTGCTCATCGGCCTCGCGATAGCCAACACCATCGGCACGCCATCGTGGCTTTGGCCCGCGATCCGGAGCGAGCTCTATATCAAGACCGGCCTGGTGCTGCTGGGCGCCGAGGTGCTGTTCGGCAACATCCTGAACCTGGGGTTGCCGGGGCTGTTCGTCGCGTGGTTCGTCACGCCGGTCGTCATCATCTTCATGTACCAGTTCGGGACCCGCGTCCTCGGCATGGCAAGCCGGTCGCTGGTCATCATCATCGCGGCGGCGGCATCGGTGTGCGGCGTGTCGGCCGCCATCGCGGTCGCCGCCGCCGTGCGGGCCCACAAGCAGGAACTGACCCTGGCCGTCGGCATGTCGCTCATCTTCACGGTGGCGATGATGGTACTCATGCCGCTCGGCATCCGGGCCGCCGGCATGGATCCGGTGGTGGGCGCCGCCTGGATCGGCGGCACGGTCGATGCGACGGGCGCCGTCGTCGCCGCGGGCGCGCTCCTGGGCGAGCAGGCGGAACAGATTGCGGCCGTCGTCAAGATGATTCAGAACACGCTGATCGGCGTCGTCGCGTTCCTGGTGGCGGTCTTCTGGGTGACGCGCATCGAAGCGAACGGCACGCGCAAGCCCGACGCGATGGAGATTTGGCACCGCCTGCCGAAGTTCATCATCGGCTTCGTCGCGGCGTCGCTCATCTTCTCTTTCGTCCTCACGCCGTCGCTCGGGGATGCGCGCGTCAGCACCGTGCTCGACCTCACCTCCGACCTGCGCGGCTGGCTCTTCTGCCTGGCTTTCGTCAGCATCGGGCTCGAGTCCAGCTTTCGCGAGCTGGCGCGTCGCGCCGGGGGCAGCCGGCCCCTCAAGCTCTACGTGACGGGTCAGGCGTTCAACGTCGTCTTGACGCTGCTCGCGGCGTACCTCGCGTTCGGCGGGATCCTGTTCGATCGGCCGATGGTGGCGGACTCGGACAGCGGCGCCACGGGCGGAACGGCCACCGCCATCGAAGCGAACCTCGACGCCGGGCGCGATGCGACGGGGCTGTTCTATACGGAAGTGGACGGCTGGCAGACGCGGTCGGCCGAGCTGGAGAAGTAG
- a CDS encoding penicillin acylase family protein: MARSLKTRFAAGSALVCVLLLTGGGRHFGAPAAAQDAATETLRPPGLQAPVEIITDRWGISHIYAENEHDLFFAQGYAAARDRLFQFELWRRQATGTVAEILGPRELERDIGARLFQFRGDMTTEMRHYHDRGDTIIPAFVDGINAYIARTEQEPDLLPIEFRLLGITPGRWTPEVVVSRHQGLVANVTSEIDRARAVAELGPDAVKELNYFIGDPDLTLDPAIDASLLSDAILDRYRAHRRAVRFEPEDITVAHRGDRETFERLAAAMPSELDLRGQEQDAIGSNNWVVHGTRTLSGYPIMANDPHRAQSAPSLRYWVHLVAPGWNVIGGGEPVLPGVSIGHNEHGAWGLTVFGQDNEDLYVYETNPANPNQYRYLGGWESMTVRTDTIPVKGQADAEVELKYTRHGPVVHEDTANNVAYAVRAAWLDYGSAPYLASLRMDQATTWEEFVEACNYSRIPSENMVWADRAGNIGYQAVGVSPIRPNHSGLVPVPGDGRYEWDGFLPIKALPSVHNPDKGYFGTANNYVLLDNPATYPHWEALHYTWGDQMRAARVEEVLANARHMTVIDNMRLQMDEVSVAARNLVPLLRDVPGLDDRSARARDMLLNWDAVLDRDSVEAAIYVSWNRALRAAVRDVVVPESVRDSIGGINTKRMIDWLTAPDGRFGDDPIAGRDRVLRDTLAASLDSLEERFGTTETTTWRYGGERFKHALIRHPMSAAVNEDLRRRLDVGPLPRGGYGGTVHNTGNGDNQTSGGSFMLIADTADWDNSVGLNTPGQSGDPDNPHYRDLFEVWARDRYVPIFYSREKIDSVTESVTHLQPAGAPTSGVDGQ, encoded by the coding sequence ATGGCACGGTCCTTGAAGACTCGGTTCGCGGCCGGTTCGGCTCTGGTTTGCGTCCTGCTGCTGACCGGCGGCGGAAGGCATTTCGGCGCTCCGGCGGCGGCGCAGGACGCCGCGACCGAAACGCTCCGACCCCCCGGTCTCCAGGCGCCGGTCGAGATAATCACCGACCGGTGGGGCATCTCGCACATCTACGCGGAGAACGAGCATGATCTCTTCTTCGCACAGGGCTATGCGGCGGCGCGCGACCGGCTCTTCCAGTTCGAGCTGTGGCGGCGGCAGGCGACCGGCACGGTGGCCGAGATTCTCGGCCCGCGCGAGCTCGAACGCGACATCGGCGCCCGGCTGTTCCAGTTCCGGGGCGACATGACGACCGAGATGCGCCACTACCATGACCGTGGCGACACGATCATCCCGGCGTTCGTCGACGGCATCAACGCCTACATCGCCCGGACCGAACAGGAGCCGGACCTGCTCCCCATCGAGTTCCGGCTGCTCGGCATCACCCCGGGGCGGTGGACGCCGGAAGTAGTGGTCTCGCGCCATCAGGGGCTGGTCGCCAACGTGACGTCGGAGATCGACCGCGCGCGGGCTGTCGCGGAACTGGGGCCCGACGCCGTGAAGGAGCTGAACTACTTCATTGGCGATCCGGACCTGACGCTCGATCCGGCCATCGATGCCTCGCTTCTGTCGGATGCGATCCTCGACCGCTACCGCGCCCACCGTCGCGCCGTCCGCTTCGAGCCGGAGGACATCACGGTCGCCCACCGGGGCGATCGCGAGACGTTCGAGCGGCTGGCGGCGGCGATGCCGTCCGAGCTGGATCTCCGGGGGCAGGAGCAGGACGCCATCGGCAGCAACAACTGGGTGGTGCACGGAACGCGGACGCTGAGCGGTTATCCGATCATGGCGAACGATCCCCATCGCGCGCAGTCGGCGCCGTCGCTCCGCTACTGGGTCCACCTCGTAGCGCCCGGCTGGAACGTCATCGGCGGCGGCGAGCCGGTGTTGCCCGGCGTCTCGATCGGCCACAACGAGCATGGCGCCTGGGGACTGACGGTCTTCGGCCAGGACAACGAGGATCTGTACGTCTACGAGACGAACCCGGCCAACCCGAATCAGTACCGCTATCTCGGCGGCTGGGAGTCGATGACGGTCAGGACCGACACGATCCCGGTCAAGGGGCAGGCGGACGCGGAGGTAGAGCTGAAGTACACGCGTCACGGCCCGGTCGTCCACGAAGACACCGCGAACAACGTCGCCTACGCCGTCCGGGCGGCATGGCTCGACTACGGCTCGGCGCCCTACCTGGCGAGCCTTCGGATGGACCAGGCGACCACCTGGGAGGAGTTCGTCGAGGCGTGCAACTACAGCCGGATCCCGTCGGAGAACATGGTCTGGGCCGACCGGGCCGGCAACATCGGCTACCAGGCGGTCGGCGTGTCGCCGATCCGGCCGAACCACAGCGGGCTGGTGCCGGTGCCAGGCGACGGGCGCTACGAATGGGACGGCTTCCTGCCGATCAAGGCCCTTCCGAGCGTCCACAACCCGGACAAGGGGTACTTCGGCACCGCGAACAACTACGTGCTGCTCGACAACCCGGCGACGTACCCCCACTGGGAGGCGCTCCACTACACCTGGGGCGATCAGATGCGCGCCGCGCGCGTCGAGGAGGTCCTGGCCAACGCGCGGCACATGACCGTCATCGACAACATGCGCCTCCAGATGGACGAGGTGTCGGTAGCCGCGCGCAACCTGGTGCCGCTGCTGCGCGACGTCCCGGGGCTGGATGATCGTTCCGCCCGCGCCCGCGACATGCTGCTCAACTGGGACGCCGTACTCGACCGGGATTCCGTCGAAGCGGCGATCTACGTGAGCTGGAACCGCGCGCTGCGCGCCGCCGTCCGCGACGTGGTCGTACCGGAATCGGTGCGCGACTCCATCGGCGGCATCAACACGAAGCGGATGATCGACTGGCTGACGGCGCCCGATGGCCGCTTCGGCGACGATCCCATCGCCGGCCGCGACCGGGTGCTGCGCGACACGCTGGCGGCGTCGCTCGACAGCCTCGAGGAGCGCTTCGGCACCACCGAGACGACGACGTGGCGCTACGGCGGCGAGCGGTTCAAGCACGCCCTGATCCGCCACCCCATGAGCGCCGCGGTGAACGAAGACCTGCGCCGCCGCCTCGACGTCGGCCCACTGCCGCGCGGCGGTTACGGCGGAACCGTCCACAACACCGGCAACGGCGACAACCAGACCTCCGGCGGGTCGTTCATGCTCATCGCGGACACCGCCGACTGGGACAACTCGGTGGGTCTGAACACGCCCGGCCAGTCGGGTGATCCGGACAACCCCCACTACCGCGACCTGTTCGAGGTCTGGGCACGGGATCGCTATGTCCCTATCTTCTATTCCCGCGAGAAGATCGACAGTGTCACGGAGTCGGTCACCCACCTGCAGCCGGCCGGCGCGCCGACGTCCGGAGTGGACGGACAGTAA
- a CDS encoding DUF2236 domain-containing protein → MVPSAFADGYERARLIDSELADRYVAHLWIGDPLADAAMRDVGGLDGRETARLIGGAIELDERVLRDAPQSLQDLIHEVTTVPAWYDPLAGQRGCSAFLRNSDHVLAAFVAGAIVEGFATMISKSFAITGRLIDDGVRRLKQNIRHLLDIFMPGGVEPSGDGWKLTMRIRMVHARVRLLFRDAEEWDYDAWGTPISAAHTTLAAAAFSARMIQFAELLGASLDDDDRAGIMEVWSYTAWVMGAPEAILFHNQADGLHLHRVGATCEPQPDFDAIALAHCIVNSAPVVVGVRDPDKRQAAAQYIFRVSRELVGDARAETLRFPARPRMPLLPWLRTKVRLQRAMGKLLPAWGKARSRRTFLHVLDLADLGEGRFSYHLPDEVQSDRSSRW, encoded by the coding sequence ATGGTTCCGTCGGCTTTCGCAGACGGCTACGAGAGGGCCCGCCTGATCGACTCGGAGCTCGCTGATCGGTACGTGGCCCACCTGTGGATTGGCGATCCGTTGGCCGACGCCGCGATGCGGGACGTTGGAGGACTGGACGGCAGGGAAACGGCGCGGCTGATCGGGGGGGCGATCGAGTTGGATGAGCGCGTCCTCCGCGATGCGCCCCAGAGCCTGCAAGACCTGATCCATGAAGTGACCACGGTTCCAGCGTGGTACGACCCCTTGGCCGGCCAGCGCGGGTGCAGCGCTTTCCTCAGGAACTCGGATCACGTCCTGGCGGCTTTTGTGGCAGGCGCCATCGTGGAGGGTTTTGCCACGATGATCAGCAAGTCCTTCGCCATAACCGGACGGTTGATCGACGATGGCGTCCGCCGCCTGAAGCAGAACATCCGGCACCTGCTGGACATTTTCATGCCGGGCGGGGTCGAGCCGTCCGGTGACGGCTGGAAGCTCACGATGCGCATCCGCATGGTGCATGCGCGCGTGCGGTTGTTGTTTCGGGATGCCGAGGAATGGGATTACGACGCCTGGGGAACGCCGATCAGCGCGGCGCACACGACTCTGGCAGCGGCGGCCTTCTCCGCTCGCATGATCCAGTTCGCGGAGCTGCTCGGGGCGTCGCTGGACGACGACGACCGCGCCGGGATCATGGAAGTCTGGTCCTACACCGCGTGGGTGATGGGCGCCCCCGAGGCGATTCTCTTCCACAATCAGGCCGACGGACTGCACCTGCACCGCGTGGGCGCTACGTGCGAGCCTCAGCCCGACTTCGATGCCATTGCGCTGGCGCATTGCATTGTCAACAGCGCTCCCGTCGTCGTCGGCGTCCGTGATCCCGACAAGCGTCAGGCGGCGGCGCAGTACATCTTTCGTGTGTCTCGTGAACTCGTCGGCGACGCACGGGCGGAGACGTTGCGTTTTCCGGCGCGACCAAGGATGCCGCTGCTGCCGTGGTTGAGAACGAAGGTCCGGTTGCAACGCGCCATGGGAAAGCTCTTGCCGGCCTGGGGCAAGGCGAGAAGCAGGCGCACCTTCCTGCACGTTCTCGATCTGGCCGACCTCGGTGAGGGTAGATTCTCCTATCACCTTCCGGACGAAGTTCAGTCGGACCGATCGAGCCGATGGTGA
- a CDS encoding outer membrane lipoprotein-sorting protein, with translation MSASNRSRRVLPRSSLCLLLTVVAWHGGLAPTSARAQTPEETGLAIAEDARAREEGFGDFTATQVMVLRNRQGQESRRELRVQVLEVSDDGDKSLFVFDNPGDVRGTAFLVHAHREDADDQWIYLPALRRVKRINSANRSGSFMGSEFAYEDMTPPEVEKFTYRYLRDEPCGDASCTVTERVPVDQRSNYRRQVVWRDKDELRTRKVEYYDRKDDHLKTLTLSDYTQHADRYWRAGEMEMVNHLTGKSTVLTWTDYQFQTGLEDSDFTQTSLRRAR, from the coding sequence ATGTCTGCAAGTAACCGATCTCGGCGTGTGTTGCCCCGTTCCTCGCTTTGTCTGCTGCTGACCGTCGTGGCGTGGCATGGCGGGTTGGCGCCCACAAGCGCCCGGGCCCAGACGCCGGAAGAGACGGGACTCGCCATCGCCGAGGATGCGCGGGCGCGGGAGGAGGGGTTCGGCGACTTCACGGCCACCCAGGTCATGGTGTTGCGCAACCGGCAGGGCCAGGAGAGCCGGCGCGAGTTGCGGGTGCAGGTTCTCGAGGTGTCCGACGACGGGGACAAGAGCCTGTTCGTGTTCGACAATCCCGGCGACGTCAGGGGAACCGCGTTTCTCGTTCACGCGCATCGCGAGGATGCGGACGATCAGTGGATCTATCTTCCTGCCCTGAGACGCGTGAAGCGCATCAATTCCGCTAACCGGTCCGGGTCATTCATGGGCAGCGAGTTCGCGTACGAAGACATGACGCCGCCGGAAGTCGAGAAATTCACCTACCGATACCTGCGAGACGAGCCGTGCGGCGACGCGAGTTGCACCGTCACGGAGCGCGTTCCGGTGGACCAGCGGTCCAACTATCGCCGCCAGGTCGTCTGGCGTGACAAGGACGAGCTTCGGACCCGCAAGGTGGAGTACTACGACCGCAAGGACGATCACCTGAAGACGCTCACCCTCTCGGACTACACGCAGCATGCGGATCGTTACTGGCGGGCGGGCGAGATGGAGATGGTGAATCACCTTACGGGCAAGAGCACGGTGCTCACCTGGACCGACTACCAGTTCCAGACCGGCCTCGAGGACAGCGATTTCACGCAAACGAGCCTGCGAAGAGCGCGGTGA
- a CDS encoding MMPL family transporter — protein sequence MASSLLDRYVEATLRYRWIVVAAAFLVLLAAGAGARLIGVTNDYLVLFRDDNPQLLAFQAMENRFSASDRALIAVAPREGSVFTREALGAVVELTDAAWGAPYSSRVDSLTNFNHSEAFGEDDLIVAPLVEDATSLSDADLAGIESIALDSVELVGRLVAGDGRAAGVVINFVLPENQDEAVVEINGYLDALLEEARANHPEIDYYVTGDVPMHRAFAQATAEDLETRTPLVFLIIVVLATLLLRSVLGTAAVVAVLTFAVGTTLGFAGWTGVVFSPASSGVAIIVMVIAVADSIHVVSTVLLELRRGRERRAAIVEAFRVNTYPIFLTSVTTGIGFLSLNAADAPPFHDLGNYTALGVLCAFVYSMTLLPALLAILPMRANRAVGGPAAVLDRFAEFVVERRRVLLWSVAAGAVILAAGVPLVELNDNPRQYFDEGYEFRRHSDYVAANLTSLDTLEYTLDAGREGGITDPEYLRRIDAFAEWFREQPEVTHVQVFSDIMRRLNRNMNGDDPAFDRLPDDGDLAAQYLLLYELSLPFGSDLNNRIDIAKSATRMVVAADSPWYRELRELDARAQSWLDANAPGLAGEASGLSVMFAHVSQRSIDSMLGSTITAMALISFLLIFVFRSVRLGLLSLVPNFLPAIMSFGVWGYLVGNVGIAASVMVAIVFGIIVDDTIHFLCEYQKSRREGRAPADAVRSTFRTVGQALLTTTVVLSAGFTAFATSGFQISWSLGLLVAITVVLALAADFLLLPPLLMATDARSRRT from the coding sequence ATGGCATCTTCCCTGCTGGACCGCTACGTCGAAGCCACCCTCCGCTACCGGTGGATCGTGGTTGCCGCCGCGTTTCTGGTGCTGCTGGCGGCGGGCGCCGGCGCCCGCCTCATCGGTGTCACGAACGACTATCTCGTTCTCTTCCGGGACGACAATCCGCAGCTTCTCGCGTTCCAGGCCATGGAGAACCGGTTCTCGGCCAGCGACCGCGCGCTCATTGCCGTCGCGCCTCGGGAAGGCTCGGTGTTCACCCGGGAGGCGCTCGGCGCCGTCGTGGAGCTGACGGATGCCGCATGGGGCGCGCCGTATTCCAGCCGGGTGGACTCCCTCACCAACTTCAATCACAGCGAGGCGTTCGGCGAGGACGACCTGATCGTCGCTCCCCTGGTAGAGGACGCGACCTCGCTGAGCGATGCTGATCTCGCCGGCATCGAGTCGATCGCCCTGGATTCGGTGGAACTGGTCGGCCGCCTCGTGGCCGGCGACGGGCGAGCGGCCGGCGTGGTGATCAATTTCGTGCTTCCCGAGAATCAGGACGAGGCGGTGGTCGAGATCAACGGCTATCTCGACGCGCTTCTCGAAGAGGCACGCGCGAACCATCCGGAGATCGACTACTACGTGACCGGCGACGTGCCGATGCACCGGGCATTCGCGCAGGCCACGGCGGAGGATCTCGAAACGCGAACGCCGCTCGTATTCCTCATCATCGTGGTCCTTGCCACCCTGCTGCTGCGCTCGGTCCTGGGTACGGCGGCGGTCGTTGCCGTCCTGACCTTCGCCGTCGGCACCACCCTCGGATTTGCCGGCTGGACGGGGGTCGTCTTCAGTCCGGCCAGCTCCGGCGTCGCGATCATCGTGATGGTGATTGCCGTCGCGGACTCCATCCACGTCGTCAGCACCGTCTTGTTGGAGTTGAGGCGCGGGCGGGAGCGGCGGGCCGCGATCGTGGAGGCGTTCCGCGTCAATACCTATCCGATCTTCCTGACGTCGGTGACCACCGGGATCGGTTTTCTCAGCCTCAACGCGGCCGACGCGCCGCCGTTCCACGATCTGGGGAACTACACGGCCCTCGGCGTCCTGTGCGCCTTCGTCTACTCCATGACGCTGCTGCCGGCGCTACTGGCCATCCTCCCGATGCGGGCGAATCGCGCCGTCGGAGGACCGGCCGCGGTGTTGGATCGCTTCGCCGAGTTCGTGGTCGAACGGCGGCGGGTTCTTCTGTGGTCCGTCGCGGCGGGTGCGGTGATCCTCGCGGCCGGCGTCCCACTCGTCGAGCTGAACGACAACCCGAGGCAGTACTTCGACGAGGGGTACGAGTTCCGGCGTCATTCCGACTACGTCGCGGCGAATCTCACGAGCCTCGATACGCTGGAGTACACGCTGGACGCGGGACGCGAAGGCGGGATCACCGACCCGGAGTACCTGCGGCGGATAGACGCTTTCGCCGAGTGGTTCCGGGAGCAGCCGGAGGTCACCCATGTCCAGGTCTTCTCGGACATCATGAGGCGCCTGAACCGGAACATGAACGGCGATGATCCGGCCTTCGATCGCCTGCCCGATGACGGAGACCTGGCAGCGCAGTACCTGTTGCTGTACGAGCTCTCGCTGCCGTTCGGAAGCGACCTGAACAATCGCATCGACATCGCGAAGTCGGCCACGCGGATGGTGGTGGCGGCGGATAGCCCCTGGTACCGGGAGCTGCGTGAACTCGATGCGCGCGCACAGTCCTGGCTCGATGCCAACGCGCCCGGCCTGGCGGGGGAGGCCTCCGGCCTCAGCGTGATGTTCGCTCATGTATCGCAGCGGAGCATCGACAGCATGCTGGGCAGCACCATCACCGCCATGGCGTTGATTTCGTTCCTCCTGATCTTTGTCTTCCGGAGCGTGCGGCTGGGGCTGCTGAGCCTCGTGCCGAACTTCCTTCCCGCCATCATGAGCTTCGGCGTGTGGGGCTATCTCGTCGGCAACGTGGGCATTGCCGCGTCCGTGATGGTCGCCATCGTCTTCGGGATCATCGTGGACGACACGATTCACTTCCTGTGCGAGTACCAGAAGTCGCGGCGTGAGGGCCGTGCGCCCGCCGACGCCGTACGCTCCACGTTTCGCACCGTGGGCCAGGCCCTGTTGACGACCACCGTGGTTCTTTCCGCCGGCTTCACGGCGTTCGCGACCTCCGGGTTCCAGATCTCCTGGTCACTCGGACTGCTGGTGGCGATTACGGTCGTGCTTGCCCTCGCGGCCGACTTCCTGCTTCTGCCGCCGCTGTTGATGGCCACCGACGCACGGAGCCGCAGAACGTAG
- a CDS encoding type II toxin-antitoxin system VapC family toxin, whose amino-acid sequence MRLALDTNRYVDLCRGLAGTVALLEAADEVLLPFVVLGELRAGFAHGRRAAENERLLRRFLLSDGVRVLYADDQTTHHYAAVFRQLRKQGTPIPTNDMWLAALVLQHNLVLHARDRHFDHLPQLALV is encoded by the coding sequence ATGAGGCTTGCGCTGGACACGAATCGGTACGTCGACCTCTGTAGAGGTCTTGCCGGAACCGTCGCGCTGCTCGAAGCGGCCGATGAAGTCCTGCTACCCTTCGTCGTTCTGGGCGAACTCCGGGCCGGTTTTGCCCACGGCCGGCGCGCCGCGGAGAACGAGCGGCTTCTCCGGCGGTTTCTCTTGTCGGATGGTGTCCGGGTCCTCTACGCCGACGATCAGACTACCCATCACTACGCCGCGGTCTTCCGCCAGCTCCGGAAGCAGGGCACGCCGATTCCGACGAACGACATGTGGCTGGCGGCGCTGGTCCTGCAGCACAACCTGGTGCTGCACGCCCGCGACAGGCATTTCGATCACCTGCCGCAACTCGCCCTCGTCTGA